A stretch of the Mesorhizobium sp. Pch-S genome encodes the following:
- a CDS encoding type I secretion system permease/ATPase, with amino-acid sequence MAIVGSRARKARKTELDDAMGQVKSAMIIVAVFSLVINILMLASPIYMLQVYDRVLVTGHLETLVLLTIMAGVALLVLGLLDMLRNIIMARAANWLSDRLSPVIIAGSVRARLLGDQAGTQPLRDLGQVQSFLSSQASTALFDLPWTPVFLLLIWLLHPALGAFALAATILLVLLGVLNEVVTRKSSLLASTSQIQALQQADMAIRNAEVVRAMGMLPGLLDRFRASNDAFLGASDVASRRGATIVGITKFVRLFVQSATLGLGAYLLLQGGATGGVMIASSILLGRALAPVEHLMAIWRNLGQTRIAYARLTERLQNVSAEPYRIRLPEPDGRITLENVSYFAQPGRPAIIDNLSVAFQPGEAVAIIGPSAGGKSTLCRLIAGIVLPTSGTVRLDGTDVQHWNSEQLGEAMGYLPQDVELFSGSVRDNISRMAKAEDQAVVDAAMLSHAHDMIQRLPQGYETPIGDAGSRLSGGQRQRIGLARAVFGSPRVVVLDEPNANLDQVGESALAAAIAELKAQGTTLIIVGHRPSTLAQADKVLFLRDGRLHLFGPRDEVLVRLRSIAREGERTPLHVIRVSDETQADEGGDSKQQQKIGPTAPQIEQIA; translated from the coding sequence ATGGCGATCGTCGGTTCACGAGCCCGCAAGGCGAGAAAGACGGAGCTCGACGATGCGATGGGGCAGGTGAAGTCTGCGATGATCATCGTTGCGGTTTTCAGCCTCGTTATCAATATCCTGATGTTGGCATCGCCCATCTACATGCTGCAGGTCTATGACCGCGTCCTGGTCACCGGTCATCTGGAAACGCTGGTGCTGCTGACGATCATGGCCGGCGTGGCGCTGCTCGTGCTCGGCCTGCTCGACATGCTGCGCAACATCATCATGGCGCGCGCCGCGAACTGGCTCAGCGATCGCCTGAGCCCCGTCATTATTGCCGGCAGCGTCCGCGCTCGCTTGCTCGGTGACCAGGCGGGCACCCAGCCGCTGCGCGATCTCGGCCAGGTGCAGTCCTTCCTGTCGTCGCAAGCGTCGACTGCATTGTTCGACCTGCCGTGGACACCGGTCTTTCTGCTGTTGATCTGGTTGCTGCATCCGGCGCTGGGGGCGTTCGCGCTCGCCGCAACGATCCTCCTGGTCCTTCTCGGCGTGCTCAACGAGGTGGTGACGCGCAAGTCCTCCCTGCTGGCGAGCACTTCGCAGATCCAGGCGCTGCAGCAAGCCGACATGGCGATCCGCAACGCCGAGGTGGTCCGGGCGATGGGGATGCTGCCGGGCCTGCTGGATCGCTTCCGAGCCAGCAACGATGCCTTCCTTGGTGCATCCGATGTGGCCTCGCGACGCGGTGCAACCATTGTCGGGATCACCAAGTTCGTGCGGTTGTTCGTGCAATCGGCAACGCTTGGTCTTGGTGCCTATCTTCTGCTGCAGGGCGGCGCCACGGGCGGCGTGATGATTGCGTCGTCGATCCTGCTCGGTCGTGCCCTGGCTCCCGTCGAGCATCTGATGGCGATCTGGCGCAATCTCGGCCAGACCCGCATCGCCTATGCGAGGCTGACAGAGCGCCTGCAGAACGTCAGCGCGGAGCCGTACCGCATTCGACTGCCGGAGCCGGATGGGCGCATCACGCTTGAAAACGTATCCTATTTCGCCCAACCCGGCCGGCCCGCCATCATCGACAACCTGAGCGTTGCGTTCCAGCCCGGCGAGGCTGTCGCCATCATCGGTCCTTCCGCCGGCGGCAAGAGTACCTTGTGCCGACTGATCGCCGGCATCGTCTTGCCGACGTCCGGAACCGTCCGCCTCGACGGCACCGATGTCCAGCACTGGAACAGCGAGCAACTTGGCGAGGCGATGGGTTACCTGCCCCAAGATGTCGAACTGTTTTCCGGCAGTGTGCGCGACAACATTTCGCGCATGGCCAAGGCTGAGGATCAGGCTGTGGTCGATGCGGCGATGCTGTCGCATGCCCATGATATGATCCAGCGCCTGCCGCAGGGCTACGAGACACCGATCGGCGACGCGGGTTCGCGCCTGTCAGGTGGTCAGCGCCAGCGCATCGGCCTTGCCCGCGCCGTGTTCGGATCGCCCAGGGTCGTTGTGCTCGACGAACCCAACGCAAATCTCGATCAGGTCGGCGAATCCGCGCTGGCTGCTGCGATTGCCGAGCTGAAGGCGCAAGGTACGACGCTGATCATTGTCGGCCATCGCCCGTCGACGCTCGCCCAGGCCGACAAGGTACTCTTCCTGCGCGATGGCCGCCTGCATCTGTTCGGGCCGCGCGACGAAGTTCTGGTCCGCCTGCGCTCAATCGCCAGGGAAGGGGAACGCACACCGCTACATGTCATCCGGGTTTCTGACGAGACACAGGCAGATGAGGGTGGGGATTCCAAACAGCAGCAGAAGATCGGGCCAACGGCGCCTCAGATCGAACAGATCGCCTGA
- a CDS encoding calcium-binding protein, with the protein MGTPNSSKGHQHGCGNHPQQTVQVRTVTAQSAIGVSAQASADAFGQSTFSSTQVHLTTIDRGLASFAIAVLGAEAASRAYGDQSPFAMTSAVVAMTDADISVSNSRTVTSTDMHGMSQQTVVSAIGASFAFETDLAPAHQINDVTVEACRSGVGSLQGNLATFEAHVTAHGENSFVDLQADAIALDDQYSSSVVSAISAVDAEIVYTEYSGTRWGDTIVTGNGDSLVRGDRGDDVIRAGDGEDWLFGGKGDDRISGGGGNDTAFGGDGRDRLGGGDGDDWLFGGDGNDTLSGDAGNDLIVGGDGKDLITGGGGNDLLDGGDGRDEILGGAGNDVFRLGLSSGDGDDLMRGGAGADTYLVAGAFDDDTIADFSISGGDRLAIEDLEALIRAGSRAISMERDRGDRDDLVVTLRLEGERSTLTLDEFFANNPEFGAMPMRGAFSTQQTATIMHAIAVDADINPALTDTQLTFQLGDLLAVFG; encoded by the coding sequence ATGGGCACGCCAAATTCAAGCAAAGGCCACCAGCACGGCTGTGGCAACCATCCGCAGCAGACCGTGCAGGTGCGCACGGTGACGGCGCAAAGCGCGATCGGCGTTTCCGCACAGGCAAGCGCGGATGCCTTCGGTCAATCGACGTTTTCCAGCACCCAGGTCCACTTGACCACGATCGATCGCGGTCTGGCATCCTTCGCCATCGCTGTGTTGGGCGCCGAGGCAGCGTCCCGAGCCTACGGTGATCAATCGCCATTCGCCATGACTTCGGCCGTGGTCGCGATGACCGACGCCGATATTTCGGTCAGCAACAGCAGGACCGTCACCAGCACGGACATGCACGGGATGAGCCAGCAGACCGTTGTGTCGGCTATCGGCGCCAGTTTTGCTTTTGAAACGGACCTGGCCCCTGCCCACCAGATCAATGACGTCACGGTGGAGGCCTGCCGATCGGGAGTCGGCTCGCTTCAAGGCAATCTGGCAACCTTTGAGGCGCATGTTACCGCTCACGGCGAGAACAGTTTCGTCGATCTTCAAGCCGATGCCATCGCCCTGGACGATCAATATTCCTCGAGCGTCGTTTCGGCCATTTCGGCGGTCGATGCCGAGATCGTCTACACCGAATATTCCGGCACCAGATGGGGCGATACCATCGTCACTGGCAATGGTGACTCGCTGGTGCGCGGAGACCGCGGCGACGATGTCATCCGCGCAGGCGATGGCGAAGACTGGCTGTTTGGCGGCAAAGGCGATGACCGCATCAGTGGCGGCGGCGGCAACGATACGGCCTTTGGCGGCGATGGCCGCGACCGTCTGGGTGGCGGTGACGGCGACGACTGGTTGTTTGGTGGCGATGGCAACGACACACTGTCCGGGGACGCCGGCAATGATCTGATCGTCGGTGGTGATGGCAAGGACCTGATCACAGGCGGTGGCGGCAACGATCTGCTCGACGGAGGCGATGGCCGCGACGAGATCTTGGGTGGCGCCGGCAACGATGTCTTCCGATTGGGCCTCTCCTCCGGCGATGGCGACGATCTGATGAGGGGAGGCGCGGGTGCCGACACCTATCTCGTCGCTGGAGCGTTCGACGACGATACCATCGCCGATTTCTCAATCAGTGGCGGTGACCGGCTTGCCATCGAAGATCTCGAGGCATTGATCCGCGCCGGTTCGCGGGCCATTTCGATGGAACGAGACCGGGGTGACCGGGATGACCTTGTCGTCACGCTGCGCCTGGAAGGGGAACGTTCGACGCTCACCCTGGACGAATTCTTCGCCAACAATCCCGAATTCGGCGCGATGCCGATGCGCGGAGCGTTCAGCACGCAGCAGACAGCCACGATCATGCATGCCATAGCCGTGGATGCCGATATCAATCCGGCTCTGACGGATACACAACTTACCTTCCAGCTGGGGGATCTTCTGGCCGTCTTTGGCTGA
- a CDS encoding Crp/Fnr family transcriptional regulator has product MLMTSPDQEPKHTLAKFAHYDRDLLDRMFGDAKPEKYPAGRLLFLQDDPSDRVYGLLAGSVEISIFSAEGDKLVANLQFPPSLIGEIGVLDGGRRTATAICRSECSIVSLTRKQVLDRIERDPLLGRAIIELLCKRLRWISEELGDHTFLAIEARLAKRLLHLSELLSDAAGWIAISQSELAQTLGATRESVNKLLNDWRGRGLIATKRGHVKVNDPARLRRVSSE; this is encoded by the coding sequence ATGTTGATGACCAGTCCGGATCAGGAACCTAAACACACACTGGCGAAGTTCGCGCATTATGATCGCGACCTGCTGGACAGGATGTTTGGCGACGCCAAGCCTGAAAAATACCCTGCGGGTCGGCTGCTTTTTCTCCAGGACGATCCATCCGACCGTGTCTACGGTCTGCTCGCCGGTTCGGTCGAGATTTCGATCTTTTCAGCCGAAGGCGACAAACTTGTCGCCAACCTGCAATTCCCGCCGAGCCTGATCGGCGAAATCGGGGTGCTGGATGGTGGCCGCAGGACGGCGACAGCCATCTGCAGGTCTGAATGTTCCATCGTGTCGCTGACGCGCAAGCAGGTGCTTGACCGCATCGAGCGGGACCCTTTGCTCGGTCGAGCCATCATTGAATTGCTGTGCAAGCGATTGAGGTGGATCAGCGAAGAGCTCGGTGACCATACCTTCCTTGCCATTGAGGCCAGGCTCGCCAAGCGGCTGCTGCATCTCAGCGAGCTGCTTTCCGATGCCGCGGGCTGGATCGCGATCTCGCAATCGGAACTCGCCCAGACGCTCGGCGCGACGCGGGAATCCGTCAATAAACTTCTCAACGACTGGCGCGGCCGCGGCCTGATCGCGACAAAACGTGGACACGTCAAGGTCAACGATCCGGCCCGCCTGCGACGCGTCAGTTCCGAGTGA
- a CDS encoding response regulator transcription factor, with product MSSDVSVKTGNARDETDRKEGSGGAQASAHKTEETEMTGDAQKAVVLVVDTLALRCAGITTLINEWVSPLGKSAHAIEPENIGFYSQPGNIVSLIVLNVGGSSLHDLQTRTVLQNVREQFPTTPCAILSDRTEAEEAVGAVTFGFQAFISTTTPLAVVHQALAFIMNGGAYFPREALLEIADGRDRARHHSGAATGNGLLTPRQNQVLDRLRSGKSNKLIARELDMQESTVKVHVRQIMSKLGATNRTQVAIMALMKGDLAAGGQEPAMA from the coding sequence ATGAGTTCGGATGTTTCCGTAAAAACCGGAAATGCTCGAGATGAAACTGATCGGAAAGAGGGTTCCGGTGGCGCACAGGCAAGCGCCCACAAAACCGAGGAGACTGAAATGACTGGGGATGCACAAAAGGCGGTTGTGCTGGTAGTTGACACTCTGGCGCTGAGATGCGCCGGCATTACGACCTTGATCAACGAATGGGTCAGCCCTCTAGGCAAATCGGCCCATGCGATAGAGCCGGAAAACATCGGTTTCTATTCTCAACCAGGCAACATCGTTTCACTTATTGTCCTGAATGTTGGCGGCTCATCGTTGCATGATCTGCAGACGCGGACGGTTTTACAAAATGTAAGGGAGCAATTCCCGACAACACCCTGCGCCATTCTTTCGGACCGGACGGAAGCGGAAGAGGCTGTCGGTGCCGTGACCTTCGGCTTCCAGGCCTTCATTTCGACCACCACGCCCTTGGCCGTGGTGCACCAGGCACTTGCCTTCATCATGAACGGCGGCGCGTATTTCCCTCGGGAAGCCCTGCTGGAGATTGCGGACGGCAGAGACCGTGCCCGCCATCATTCGGGCGCCGCGACGGGCAACGGCCTGCTGACACCGAGGCAGAATCAGGTTCTCGACCGGCTCCGCTCCGGCAAGTCCAACAAGCTTATCGCGCGTGAACTCGACATGCAGGAATCGACCGTCAAGGTCCATGTCCGGCAGATCATGAGCAAGCTTGGAGCGACAAACCGCACCCAGGTGGCGATCATGGCCCTGATGAAGGGCGATCTTGCTGCCGGTGGCCAGGAGCCGGCCATGGCCTAG
- a CDS encoding calcium-binding protein, with translation MRKISISRQIGSQKITAAANEAASAPTPSTAPAAARISAGLAALAADPFVLIQLSSNADNFTQVADGSYRIEGLGGNDIISVAAASPGGDYLDGGAGNDTLNAAATDDVLDGGDGNDILNGGAGNDLLRGGAGADTLNGGDGIDTADYSTSSLKVMVALPLDPQRTARGSGGDAALDVLSGIENITGSAFNDTLTGNKLDNQLIGNAGDDLLRGMDGNDVLIGDGANDANQDGIADDLDGDGIPDGIDAPGGGNDTLDGGFGDDRLFGGSGNDTLIGGFGNDTLYGGSGDDLLTGGDGNDVMDGGSGNDELIGSLGDDVMHGGDGNDFLTASIGDDQLFGEGGDDDLQAGDGNDLVDGGDGNDRLVGSSGDDRLLGGAGNDMLQGDAGADYMDGGSGVDTVDYSQGGAVGINLATGSVSGAAAGDQLIGIENIIGSGQNDILVGDANPNTFTGNGGADTLIGQGGVDTADYATSAAAITIHLNTTVADPLAVGTGVGGDAEGDQLQLIERIVGSAFEDILMGGELNDIFVGGAGADRIDGGLGTSDTAEYSTSAAAVSVNLAGAAASGGDAAGDILSGIENLIGSAFDDTLVGDGSTNRLDGGAGNDFLRGGANAGTEFLIGGDGIDTADYSTSPAAVRAVLSDNPTSGVLSSGGDAQNDVLVAVENIVGSAFNDELLGASGANRLEGGAGNDILNGGNGADVLIGGDGVDTASYSSSTAGVFVQLDNTGAATGVGGHAQGDQLSGIENLTGSGFNDLLVGNALTNTLVGAGGNDRLVSGSGNDQMRGGSGADILSITGTGTKTVFGDGVSDGGLAGQDTFRVLGGTNNLIFDYQAGEDVFVRSNPGAVSASLASLTVSGLAYWVARVASTAPGMESSTFVVLGERTTTNPDAAITNAFSSFVSHDLFVDPALLA, from the coding sequence ATGCGCAAGATATCGATATCCCGTCAGATCGGCAGCCAGAAGATCACTGCTGCGGCCAATGAGGCCGCATCAGCCCCCACGCCTTCGACGGCACCGGCGGCCGCGCGCATATCAGCGGGACTGGCCGCATTGGCTGCGGATCCCTTCGTGCTGATCCAGCTCTCCAGCAATGCCGACAACTTCACGCAGGTTGCAGATGGCAGCTATCGCATCGAAGGCCTCGGCGGGAACGATATCATTTCGGTCGCGGCGGCCTCTCCCGGCGGCGACTATCTGGACGGTGGCGCCGGCAATGACACGCTGAATGCCGCTGCCACCGACGATGTACTCGACGGCGGCGACGGCAACGACATCCTCAACGGCGGTGCCGGCAACGACCTGCTGCGCGGCGGTGCTGGCGCTGACACGCTGAATGGCGGCGACGGCATCGACACGGCCGACTATTCGACCTCCAGCCTGAAAGTGATGGTGGCACTGCCCCTGGACCCTCAGCGCACGGCGCGAGGCTCCGGCGGAGACGCTGCGCTGGATGTGTTGAGCGGCATCGAAAATATCACCGGCTCGGCTTTCAACGACACGCTGACCGGAAACAAGCTCGACAATCAGCTCATCGGCAATGCCGGCGACGATCTGCTGCGCGGCATGGATGGCAACGATGTTCTGATCGGTGACGGCGCCAATGACGCCAACCAGGACGGCATTGCCGACGATCTCGACGGTGACGGCATTCCGGATGGCATCGATGCACCCGGGGGCGGCAATGACACGCTCGACGGCGGCTTTGGTGACGATCGCCTGTTCGGCGGCAGCGGCAACGACACGCTGATCGGCGGCTTCGGCAATGACACGCTCTATGGCGGTTCAGGCGACGATCTGCTGACCGGTGGTGACGGCAACGACGTCATGGATGGCGGCAGCGGCAATGACGAGCTGATCGGCAGCCTGGGCGACGATGTCATGCATGGTGGCGACGGCAATGATTTCCTCACCGCGTCCATCGGCGACGACCAGCTGTTCGGCGAAGGCGGCGACGATGATCTGCAGGCCGGCGACGGCAATGATCTGGTCGACGGCGGCGATGGCAATGACCGGCTGGTCGGCTCGTCCGGCGACGATCGTCTGCTCGGCGGCGCCGGCAACGACATGCTGCAGGGTGACGCAGGTGCCGACTACATGGATGGGGGTTCAGGCGTCGACACGGTGGACTATTCGCAAGGCGGTGCCGTCGGCATCAACCTGGCCACAGGCTCCGTCAGCGGCGCTGCTGCGGGCGACCAACTGATCGGCATCGAGAACATCATCGGCTCCGGGCAGAACGACATTCTGGTTGGCGATGCCAATCCCAACACCTTTACCGGCAATGGCGGCGCCGACACCTTGATCGGTCAGGGTGGCGTCGACACGGCCGACTATGCCACTTCGGCGGCGGCGATAACGATCCATCTCAACACCACCGTCGCCGATCCCCTGGCGGTCGGCACGGGCGTCGGTGGCGACGCCGAAGGCGATCAGCTGCAATTGATCGAGCGTATCGTCGGCTCGGCCTTTGAGGACATTCTGATGGGCGGCGAACTGAACGACATCTTTGTCGGTGGCGCCGGTGCCGATCGCATTGATGGCGGCCTGGGCACCAGCGACACCGCAGAGTACTCGACCTCGGCGGCAGCCGTATCGGTCAATCTCGCCGGCGCGGCGGCCAGCGGCGGCGATGCGGCAGGCGATATCCTGAGCGGCATCGAAAACCTGATCGGTTCCGCTTTCGACGATACCCTTGTCGGCGACGGCTCGACCAATCGTCTCGATGGCGGCGCCGGCAATGATTTCCTGCGTGGCGGCGCCAATGCCGGCACCGAATTCCTCATCGGTGGTGACGGCATCGACACTGCCGACTACTCGACGTCCCCGGCAGCGGTTCGCGCCGTTCTCTCCGACAACCCGACGTCCGGCGTGCTGTCGAGTGGTGGCGATGCCCAGAACGACGTGCTGGTCGCAGTCGAGAACATCGTTGGTTCGGCGTTCAATGACGAACTCTTGGGCGCCTCGGGTGCAAATCGCCTCGAAGGAGGCGCCGGCAACGATATCCTCAATGGCGGCAATGGGGCCGATGTGCTGATCGGCGGCGACGGTGTCGATACCGCGTCCTATTCCAGTTCCACGGCAGGTGTCTTCGTGCAACTCGACAACACCGGTGCGGCGACCGGCGTCGGCGGTCATGCGCAGGGCGATCAGTTGAGCGGCATCGAAAACCTGACCGGGTCGGGTTTCAACGATCTGCTCGTCGGCAATGCGCTGACCAACACGCTTGTAGGCGCCGGCGGCAATGACCGGCTGGTCAGCGGCAGCGGCAACGACCAGATGCGTGGCGGTAGCGGTGCGGACATCCTCTCGATCACGGGTACCGGCACCAAGACTGTGTTCGGCGACGGTGTTTCGGACGGCGGTTTGGCGGGCCAGGACACGTTCCGTGTTCTGGGCGGTACCAACAACCTGATATTCGACTACCAGGCGGGCGAGGATGTCTTTGTCCGCTCCAATCCGGGAGCCGTCTCGGCCTCCCTGGCTTCGCTGACGGTCAGCGGCCTCGCCTACTGGGTCGCGCGGGTCGCCAGCACGGCGCCCGGCATGGAGAGCTCGACCTTCGTCGTGCTCGGCGAGCGCACGACCACGAATCCGGATGCCGCCATAACCAACGCGTTCAGCAGCTTCGTTTCGCACGACCTTTTCGTCGATCCCGCGCTTCTGGCCTGA